In Monodelphis domestica isolate mMonDom1 chromosome 4, mMonDom1.pri, whole genome shotgun sequence, one DNA window encodes the following:
- the LENG9 gene encoding leukocyte receptor cluster member 9: MGEAPLRASGGAWPASRKGRRDTWAPAAKSPDGGMEEAGPPAPTCRFYQEGRCHFGARCRLPHPGAQAEPGPEPPSGPPRGKKAPMRTARAVIDRILWDPQLDPDDFSVGYVDRFRGVLEEPFNAFCWDQDLAALGPGVLAVPQHRIRYFRHRGRLVWDRASRTDLVFGSAAGRWTTILDGATEAGETEPCGPGEEGAAEAGPQGEDGAPEPGPQGEAPTPTSSGESQGGSLDGSSLLEAEGECCPGLRPTHFVALPINDPGLRQAVAKAQARLVAAEPSLGSSLVDPDALHLTLVLLRLTGPGEVAAAAGALRRLVRAPGFHPPEELHFGGLACLDSRVIYSVPSPDLRGLARALARELEAQGLQVLERPGQALGPHLTLAKVPFGSPACLFLPGAQEGAELGSQAAEGLALCSVGGREKAEPGEARVLSLSSFRFN; the protein is encoded by the coding sequence ATGGGAGAGGCCCCTTTAAGGGCCTCCGGAGGGGCGTGGCCAGCGAGCCGGAAGGGCAGAAGGGACACCTGGGCCCCGGCCGCGAAGTCCCCAGACGGTGGCATGGAGGAGGCGGGGCCTCCGGCGCCCACCTGCCGCTTCTACCAGGAGGGTCGCTGCCACTTCGGTGCCCGCTGCCGGCTCCCACACCCCGGAGCCCAGGCCGAGCCTGGGCCAGAGCCGCCGTCGGGCCCGCCCCGGGGCAAGAAAGCCCCCATGAGAACGGCTCGGGCGGTGATCGACCGCATCCTCTGGGACCCGCAGCTGGACCCCGACGACTTCTCCGTGGGCTACGTGGACCGCTTCCGTGGCGTCTTGGAGGAGCCCTTCAACGCCTTCTGCTGGGACCAGGACCTGGCCGCGCTGGGCCCCGGCGTACTGGCCGTGCCCCAGCACCGCATCCGCTACTTCCGACACCGCGGCCGTCTCGTGTGGGACCGCGCCTCCCGAACCGACCTCGTCTTCGGCTCGGCGGCCGGCCGCTGGACCACCATTCTGGACGGAGCCACTGAGGCCGGAGAGACTGAGCCCTGCGGCCCGGGAGAGGAAGGAGCTGCGGAGGCCGGCCCACAGGGGGAAGATGGAGCCCCGGAACCTGGCCCACAAGGGGAGGCCCCCACCCCGACCAGCAGTGGAGAGAGCCAGGGAGGGTCCCTCGACGGCAGCTCTTTACTCGAAGCTGAAGGGGAATGCTGCCCTGGGCTGCGCCCCACGCATTTTGTGGCCCTACCGATAAATGACCCGGGGCTGCGGCAGGCAGTGGCCAAGGCCCAGGCTCGCCTAGTAGCAGCGGAGCCCTCCCTGGGCAGCAGCCTCGTGGACCCCGACGCCCTCCACCTCACCCTGGTTTTGCTGCGCCTGACAGGGCCCGGGGAGGTGGCCGCAGCCGCCGGGGCACTGAGACGGCTAGTCCGGGCCCCCGGCTTCCACCCCCCAGAGGAGCTGCACTTCGGGGGTCTGGCTTGCTTGGACTCGAGGGTCATCTACTCCGTCCCGAGCCCTGACCTCCGAGGCCTGGCCAGGGCCCTGGCGCGGGAGCTGGAGGCGCAGGGACTGCAGGTCCTGGAGCGCCCCGGCCAGGCTCTGGGCCCCCACCTCACTTTGGCTAAAGTGCCCTTCGGAAGCCCTGCGTGCTTGTTCCTGCCGGGGGCCCAAGAAGGGGCGGAGCTGGGCAGCCAGGCAGCGGAGGGGCTGGCGCTGTGCTCCGTGGGGGGCCGCGagaaagcagagccaggagaggcgcgggttctctctctctcttcttttcgcTTTAATTaa
- the LOC103098335 gene encoding platelet glycoprotein VI-like isoform X1, whose translation MCLASSGCGGSICPHTSLEALARTMDSSLPILLSFGLCLSLRITAHQVTLPRPVLWAKPSSMVAWGADVILWCQGVPEVDMYRLERLGTSDDYRDQPGLPGPRPQARFSLGSASATVAGKYRCSYRNGSYWSKPSSQLELVVTGVYGKPSFSVQPGPEVLWGKSVTFSCESQFSFNMFAVAKEGRAGIWRTQEGKSPARFPILTVAADHAGTYLCYAFDSHFPYLWTAPSDPLELKVTGVPRTQSPTEGATPTGAPTHPHISPEKVDIPMAGVTSQDYTVPNLVRLVLAGLVVAALGGLVAEAWQAWREEFHPYSGALFQRGSPGSPPAARGSTP comes from the exons ATGTGCTTAGCCTCTTCAGGGTGTGGAGGATCCATCTGTCCTCACACCTCCCTGGAGGCCCTGGCCAGGACCATGGACTCCTCGCTCCCCATCCTGCTTTCCTTCG GGCTATGTCTGAGCCTGAGGATCACAGCACATCAGG TTACACTCCCCAGACCCGTCCTCTGGGCAAAGCCCAGCTCCATGGTCGCCTGGGGGGCAGATGTGATCCTGTGGTGCCAAGGTGTCCCTGAGGTTGACATGTACCGCCTGGAGCGACTGGGCACCTCCGATGACTACAGGGACCAGCCTGGTCTTCCAGGGCCCAGGCCCCAGGCGCGATTTTCTCTGGGCAGTGCATCAGCCACCGTGGCCGGAAAGTACCGATGCTCCTACCGAAACGGGAGCTACTGGTCAAAGCCCAGCAGCCAGCTGGAGCTCGTGGTGACAG GCGTGTATGGCAAACCCTCCTTCTCCGTCCAGCCTGGCCCCGAGGTACTTTGGGGGAAGAGCGTCACCTTCTCCTGCGAGTCCCAGTTCAGCTTTAATATGTTCGCCGTAGCGAAGGAGGGGAGAGCTGGCATCTGGAGGACCCAGGAGGGGAAGTCTCCGGCCCGCTTCCCCATCCTCACCGTGGCGGCAGACCACGCCGGCACGTACCTGTGCTACGCCTTCGACAGCCACTTTCCCTACCTGTGGACAGCTCCCAGCGATCCCCTGGAGCTCAAGGTTACAG gAGTCCCTCGAACCCAGTCTCCAACAGAGGGAGCCACCCCAACTG GAGCTCCCACACACCCCCATATCTCCCCAGAGAAGGTGGACATCCCAATGG CAGGTGTCACCTCCCAGGATTACACAGTCCCCAACCTGGTTCGCCTGGTCCTGGCCGGCTTGGTGGTGGCTGCCCTGGGGGGACTCGTGGCTGAAGCGTGGCAAGCCTGGAGGGAGGAATTCCACCCATATTCAGGGGCTCTCTTCCAAAGGGGGTCCCCAGGGAGCCCACCCGCAGCCAGGGGATCAACACCCTAA
- the LOC103098335 gene encoding platelet glycoprotein VI-like isoform X2: MCLASSGCGGSICPHTSLEALARTMDSSLPILLSFGLCLSLRITAHQVTLPRPVLWAKPSSMVAWGADVILWCQGVPEVDMYRLERLGTSDDYRDQPGLPGPRPQARFSLGSASATVAGKYRCSYRNGSYWSKPSSQLELVVTGVYGKPSFSVQPGPEVLWGKSVTFSCESQFSFNMFAVAKEGRAGIWRTQEGKSPARFPILTVAADHAGTYLCYAFDSHFPYLWTAPSDPLELKVTGVPRTQSPTEGATPTGAPTHPHISPEKVDIPMGVTSQDYTVPNLVRLVLAGLVVAALGGLVAEAWQAWREEFHPYSGALFQRGSPGSPPAARGSTP, translated from the exons ATGTGCTTAGCCTCTTCAGGGTGTGGAGGATCCATCTGTCCTCACACCTCCCTGGAGGCCCTGGCCAGGACCATGGACTCCTCGCTCCCCATCCTGCTTTCCTTCG GGCTATGTCTGAGCCTGAGGATCACAGCACATCAGG TTACACTCCCCAGACCCGTCCTCTGGGCAAAGCCCAGCTCCATGGTCGCCTGGGGGGCAGATGTGATCCTGTGGTGCCAAGGTGTCCCTGAGGTTGACATGTACCGCCTGGAGCGACTGGGCACCTCCGATGACTACAGGGACCAGCCTGGTCTTCCAGGGCCCAGGCCCCAGGCGCGATTTTCTCTGGGCAGTGCATCAGCCACCGTGGCCGGAAAGTACCGATGCTCCTACCGAAACGGGAGCTACTGGTCAAAGCCCAGCAGCCAGCTGGAGCTCGTGGTGACAG GCGTGTATGGCAAACCCTCCTTCTCCGTCCAGCCTGGCCCCGAGGTACTTTGGGGGAAGAGCGTCACCTTCTCCTGCGAGTCCCAGTTCAGCTTTAATATGTTCGCCGTAGCGAAGGAGGGGAGAGCTGGCATCTGGAGGACCCAGGAGGGGAAGTCTCCGGCCCGCTTCCCCATCCTCACCGTGGCGGCAGACCACGCCGGCACGTACCTGTGCTACGCCTTCGACAGCCACTTTCCCTACCTGTGGACAGCTCCCAGCGATCCCCTGGAGCTCAAGGTTACAG gAGTCCCTCGAACCCAGTCTCCAACAGAGGGAGCCACCCCAACTG GAGCTCCCACACACCCCCATATCTCCCCAGAGAAGGTGGACATCCCAATGG GTGTCACCTCCCAGGATTACACAGTCCCCAACCTGGTTCGCCTGGTCCTGGCCGGCTTGGTGGTGGCTGCCCTGGGGGGACTCGTGGCTGAAGCGTGGCAAGCCTGGAGGGAGGAATTCCACCCATATTCAGGGGCTCTCTTCCAAAGGGGGTCCCCAGGGAGCCCACCCGCAGCCAGGGGATCAACACCCTAA
- the CDC42EP5 gene encoding cdc42 effector protein 5 — MPILKQLGPAGPKKRLDRDAISAPLGDFRHTMHVGRGGDAFGDTSFLSRHGGGGPPGPSPSPSPAPSAAPSPARPPLAAPAAPQPPRPSDSQPESRSPAGDPFLSFHLDLGPSLLDEVLGAMDRGALAGAAPAPRAPSGGLLTAQPAFGSVEDLDEVIGL; from the coding sequence atGCCCATCCTGAAGCAGCTGGGCCCGGCCGGGCCCAAGAAGCGCTTGGACCGAGATGCCATCTCCGCCCCGCTGGGCGACTTTCGGCACACCATGCACGTGGGTCGGGGGGGCGATGCCTTCGGGGACACGTCCTTCCTGAGCCGCCACGGCGGCGGGGGCCCCCCTGGCCCGTCCCCCAGCCCCTCTCCGGCGCCTTCGGCCGCCCCATCCCCGGCGCGCCCCCCTCTGGCCGCCCCCGCCGCCCCCCAGCCTCCGCGGCCCTCGGACAGCCAGCCTGAGTCCCGGTCGCCGGCCGGAGATCCCTTTCTGTCCTTCCACCTGGATCTGGGACCCTCCCTTCTGGACGAGGTGCTGGGAGCGATGGATCGGGGCGCCCTGGCCGGAGCCGCTCCCGCGCCGAGGGCCCCCAGCGGTGGGCTGCTGACCGCCCAGCCTGCCTTCGGCTCGGTGGAGGACCTGGACGAAGTGATCGGGCTGTAG